The DNA window CACTGTAGAGTCTCCATTAAGGTATTTTGATTGAAGTACGATCTATTTTTTTATTGTTGACAGTAATTCATCTGGTTTTTCAAAAGTTGCAATCATTCCCTATTCCATTCCCATTTCCATAACGGTTTCAAGAAGGTTAGATTTAATTAATGCTTTTTGTATTATCTTCCGGACTATAATCCATAAAAATTCCACCGTCAAGTGTGATGGATTTTATTTTTTTTACCGAGTCAAGATTTACTTTCGTTTGTCTTTGGTTTTTTTCCCAAACTGCCGGTGAAAAATGAGTTCTTGTGTTGGTACCATCCTCATTTAAGATAATGACATCAAAAGGAATAGCGAATCCACCCTCGTTCTCAATAATCACAGTAACTTTCTTACCAGATTTTTTCGCAGTAGTGATTTTCAAATCGATATAATGGTTGCTGAAAAACCAATTGTTCCAGAACCAGTTCAGATTTTTTCCAGAACCAGTGTTCATAGAATAAAAATAATCCCATGGAGTAGGGTGTTTTCCATTCCAATTATTGATGTAGTGATGAAGCGCTTTTTTAAACAGAGTGTCACCAAGATAGTCCTTCAGAGCCAAATACGAAAGTGAGGCTTTTCCATAGGTGTTATTTCCATAAGCGTTTCCACTCAATTGTGTACTCATGGAGATAATTGGTTGGTCTTCCTCAGCCGAAGGATCATTGATCCAATTTTTTACATTGTACTTCTGATAAATCTTTTTTGACGTTTCTTCACCATTTTCACTTATTCCGATCAAATATTCAAAAGTGGAAGCCCAGCCTTCATCCATAAAAGCATAACGGGTTTCATTAATTCCCATATAGAACGGAAAGTAGGTGTGAGCTACCTCATGGTCCAATGTCAAACGGGAATCTATAAGGTTATCGGGAACACTACTATCATTGACCATCATTGGGTATTCCATATCTGCAAAACCTTGAAAAGCGGTCATTACAGGGTAAGGATATTCAATACCCGGCCAGTTTTTATAAAACCAGTCCATGTCATATTTCATCCAGTCTGTATATTGCTCAAAATCTTTGGCTCCGGTTTTACAGGCGGTTTGTACACTTACCCGTTTCGTTTTTAAAGGAACACTGGAGGCATCCCATACATAGTGATTGCTAAGAGCAAAACAAAAATCTGTAATATGATCAGCTTTGAATTTCCAGGTATTCCAGTCTTTCTGTTGGGTAACACTTCCTGATTGCATTTCTTTAGAATCAGCGACGTGCAAAACTTGATCACTTGTCATGGATTGTTTGAATCTCTTTAATATTTCAGGTTGTAAAACTTCTTCCGGATTGAGAAGGTTTCCCGTTGCCCATACCACATAATTTTTAGGAGCAGTAATAGAAAAAGTATAATCATTAAAATCATTATAAAACTCCTGTCGGTTAATATGTGGGAGAATATCCCAGCCATTATAATCATCATATACAGACACACGTGGGTAAGAATAAGCGCAATACAAAGTATTGGAATCAATTTGCCCCTCCCTTCCACTCTCTACAGACAGGGGATATTGCCATTCTATCTGAAGGGAAGCCTGAGATTTGGGAAGCAATGGAGTTTTAAGTTTAAGGTCTTTAACGGTTCCCCATTCTTCGTTATTGACTTCGTATTTTATTCCATCGATGAGGATTGATTTAATCTCCAGTCCTGATGTTAGAAAATCTTTTGAGACCAGTCCGGAACGGGGAGCTTCCGGTTTATGAAGATTGTTGACAAATCGGATGGCGATAACTTTTAAAGTATCCGGGCTGTTATTGGAATATTGAATCGTTTCGTTACCAGAGACTACTTTGCTTATGATATCCACTTTCGTCTGGATGTTATAAATTCCTTTATTCTGCCAATAATGTGAACCCGGAGCTCCTGAAAGCGAGCGGGTCTCTTTTTTATAGGCTTTTCTGATATTTCTTGGCGTATATAGATCTTGTGCAAATAGCGTGTAGGAAAAACACATAAGAAGGAAAGGGACAATGTATTTTTTCATGAATTCTGAATTATTTATTAAAACAAGTAGCTTCTTTAATTTCAGAGTTAAAATTAGCTTTTTTATTGGTCAAAAAGTATCTCCATAAATTCAATATTTTTAGACATCCGTATTTATTCCTTCAGGCTGGTATTTAATGGGATTGAGGATCAAAATAAGCTTTAAAAGTAAGTGGATGCTCTATTTTGTCTTCTGCTTCTTCAAGATATTCAAGGTATTCTTCCTGATGTTTTTCCATATAGATCATAACAATGGCAAGATTGACAAACAGGTTTTTGTCTTCGGAACCTAAGTCTAATGCAGTCTTTAAATACCGTATTGCTGTTTCATTTTCTCCCATATCAGAATAGATAGCACCTATATTGATCAGAGCAGAAGTGTTTTGAGGCTCAATAAGTAAAATTTCATCCAATTCTTTGATTAAAAGTTCATTGATGGCATCCCAATGATCTTCATTTTCCCACCTTTTTGCCTGAAGTTTTTTTACGTTCTCTAGTCTTAGTGTTATCGTATTCATTATTTAAAATTATTGAAGGCTTTATTTCATCAAAGTTCGGAATAAAAGTGGGATTATTTTGATATAGTTTTAAGAAGTACGTAATATCCATTGTATTAGATTTTCACGTTCTACAATATTCCAGGAATGTGGATGTTTTTGTCCATTGGCTCTTATCCCACGGCCTTTTGTTTTTATTAATTCTACTTGATGGTTTCCCAGGTTAAGTAAAGAATGATAAACCTTTTCTAATTTAAAAGCATTTAGATCTTCGTACTTCCGGGCTTTATTTTTCATTTGCCATTCAAGATCTGGTTCACAATACAATCTGACTTTTATATTTTTTAAATAGCCAATATTATCTGTAGAATTTGATGAAACAAGATAGGGTGAAAAGCTTTTATATTTTTCAATATTTTCCTGCGGTGTGCCGATCTCTTTTTCCAGTAGATCGATTAAAAACTTACCTTCTGCAACAGCATCAGCATCTTTATTCTTTTTAATATCATTTTTAGCCGATTTATATAATTCTTCAAGGTCTATAGGAGAATCAACTACGATAAGACCCTTAGGCTGTATTGGATTTTTTGTTTTTATCATATAGCTGGATAATAGAATCGCTACATTGCCACCGCTGGAAAATCCACCAATGAAAATATTCTCTTCTTTAATGCTGTTTTCTTTAAAAATCTTATTTAATACATCCACGTATTCTTTCTTCTCAGCTTCTGTCAAATAAAGTTTTTGGTTGTAATCTAAGAGTAAAGTACTAATACCTTCTTTTTCAATATCCTTTAAAAAAGCGGCCTCTGTTTGAGTATGTTCGATGTTACAGGGATAACATGGAAATAGAATAAGTATTGCTTTTTGTTGAGGAGCTATTTTCAATTCAAAATGGTTACCTTTTGTTGTTTTTACTTCCTGACTTTTTACATTATTAAATACTAAAAGAAAGAATAAAAGTGTAATAAGAGTATTTTTGAACATGATCGTTTTTGTGATTTAGAAAATTCTAAAAATAAAAAATGCTTTTAATTATATCTTTAAAATAATAGTATTATTTCTCTACTGAAATTAGCAACATCATAGGTCGGCGGAGTTCATCTTTCATTTCTGAAAATTGTTTCAGCATCTCTTCGCTAGGCTCTGCTTCGATAACTTCTTTAATTTTAAAGCCCTTTTTTAATAGCGCATTCAAATAAGTAGTTAATGTTCTATGGTATTTTATAACGTTTTCGCCTAAAAATGTGGTGTTTCTTATTCCTTCAATAAAATAATTGTCTACCGGCCAATGTTGTTTCTCTCCATGTGTTCCATAAGCCCAATCCTGTGTTCCTTCAGCTGTAAAAACCGGGTGTTCAACAGAAAATACAAATTGACCTTTGGGTTTAAGCCATTGGTAGATGTTTTGTGTAATCCGATCAAATGATTCTACATAATGGAAAGTTAAAGAACTTAATATTACATCAAACTTCTCAGCCGGATATTCAACATCTTCGAGGGCTTTTCTTACATATTCAATACCCTCCATATTATTGATCTCTCGGGCTTTTTCAAGCATCTTTTCCGAAAGGTCAATTCCAACGACAGATTGTGCTCCATTTTCCATCGCGTACCGACAATGCCAGCCGAAGCCACAACCGAGATCGAGTACATTTTTACCCGTAAAATCAGGCAGCATATTCTTTAAAACATACCATTCACCGGCACCCTCCAGTCCTTGCTGAGAGCGTAGCATTTTTTTATATTGCTCAAAAAAAGATGAGTTGTCATATTTGTTTTCTTTCATAATCAGAAACGGATATCATTTATACATTGCTTTTCTACCTTTCACTGAACAAAATTACAAAAAAGAGCAATAGCTAAAATTGGTGAAAAAGTTACAATCCATAGCCAAAAATCCTGCTGATGATATTCAAAGTCTAAATAACTAATAGATATTATTTCTCATTGACAATAATGTTGGGATTGTATTCCATTGCTTTTTCTATAAGATGTTTTTGTTGCAGAAAACTATTACTGATACTAAAGAAATAGCTTCCACCCTGTATTTTTTTTAATATGACAAGATGATTTTGCCCCCCTCTGTTATAAAATGTTCGAATAGAGATTTTACTAAGATCTTTAAAATAAAAATCAGGTTGCTTGAATAATTTAAATACTCTGATCTTTCCTGAATAAATAATAAACGAAGGAAGATATTTTTCTATCCAGGAACGGGATTGATTCATTGTTTCAAGTTGAGCAAGGTCTTCATCATTTATGATTTTAATAACCTCCGCATAGCTCTTAAAAAAAGACATGGAAAATGTGCTTAAGGCTACTAAAATGATTAGCGGGAACAATATGATGTAGATAAAAGTATAATTTCCATTCATCATATAGTTATAGTAATACAGAATAGCTATGCTTACTAATATAAGCACCATATAGAAAGTCATTAAGATAAAAAATATCCTCTTTATCAGATTGATTTTTTTCAGAATCTTTTCACGATAATTTTTCTCTTCCAATGGATTTGATTTTTCTATTTCTGGCGGCTTTTTCCTGAAAAGATAAGAATAATTGATAGAAGTCCTAAAATAGTAAGTATTATTGTAGCCATACTTGTTGCCATATTATAAAGTAGTGATCCCTGAAAGTAAATGATATCGGTAGATAAAAATAATCGGCTTTTATCATGGTGGTTGGGGCTCTTGAAAATGATATAATCCTTATTTTTAATTTTTTCTGAAACTGATTTTGAAAACTCAATGATCAAATCATCGGTCTTGCTTGTGTTCCAAATAGGATAATATTTTTTTAAGGCTTCAGGTTCTGAATTTTTATAACGTTTTCCATCAGCCTGATACTCATAATAGATGGTAGCATAAGAATTTCCTCTTCTTTTGTATCCAGTATCCCAGAAGGAAGATGATTTAATTGTTTTTGCCTCTACAGGCTTCCATGTAAAATGTGATATTTTAAATTCCTGAATGGTCAGAAAAGGGGAAACGGATAAGATGGTAATTAAAGATAAATAGATAATACTTATTGTCAAGAGAAAATTTCCGCCAACTTTTTTAAAGTCAATTCTTAAGTATCGAAAGTTTTTAAAATGTATGAATGTTGTTATAGATAAAGCATAGAAAAAATACCTCACTGGATTTTCTATAAAAACAAGAAATACGACCAATGCAGCCATCCCTATGTATCCCAAAAAAATAAAAAAGATATTTGCAATTTTTTCGATTTTATCAATCATAAATAGGTTGTTTTATTATTGTGATCCGGCAACATTTTTAATCCATGTCAGGGAGGCATTTTTCATTTAAATTATCGTGATAAAAATACCCAATTCATAAGCTTGTTAATAAGCCATTTATAAACTATAATAAAAGAAAAAAAGTCCCCGAGATTTGAAATCAGGGGACTGCAGTTTATTTTATCCAAAAGCTCTCTTAAGCAAGCTTTCTACCTTTGGCTCACTACCTCTGAAACTCTTATACAGTTCCATTGGATCTTTTGTTCCCCCTGAAGAAAGGAGTATTTTATATTTTGCAGCAATCTCTGGATTGAAAATTCCGTTTTCTTTAAAATATTGAAAAGCATCTGCATCCAGAACCTCTGCCCATTTGTAAGAGTAATATCCTGCAGAATATCCACCCTGGAAAATGTGAGAGAAACTTGGGCTCATAGCGGTTTCATTATTAGATGGGTAAAGCTGAGTTGCTTTTGTATATTCATCTTCAAAGGCTTTTACACTTTCACTCTCTAATTCTCCAACATTGGTATGGTACATCATATCCAGAATTCCGAAACCTAATTGTCTCATTGTCTGGTATCCTTCCATAAAGTTTTTAGACTGTTCGATTTTTTCAATTTTTTCGTCAGGAAGAACTTCACCGGTTTTATAATGTTTTGCAAAAGTTTTTAAGAATTCAGGCTCAT is part of the Chryseobacterium paludis genome and encodes:
- a CDS encoding M1 family metallopeptidase, with translation MKKYIVPFLLMCFSYTLFAQDLYTPRNIRKAYKKETRSLSGAPGSHYWQNKGIYNIQTKVDIISKVVSGNETIQYSNNSPDTLKVIAIRFVNNLHKPEAPRSGLVSKDFLTSGLEIKSILIDGIKYEVNNEEWGTVKDLKLKTPLLPKSQASLQIEWQYPLSVESGREGQIDSNTLYCAYSYPRVSVYDDYNGWDILPHINRQEFYNDFNDYTFSITAPKNYVVWATGNLLNPEEVLQPEILKRFKQSMTSDQVLHVADSKEMQSGSVTQQKDWNTWKFKADHITDFCFALSNHYVWDASSVPLKTKRVSVQTACKTGAKDFEQYTDWMKYDMDWFYKNWPGIEYPYPVMTAFQGFADMEYPMMVNDSSVPDNLIDSRLTLDHEVAHTYFPFYMGINETRYAFMDEGWASTFEYLIGISENGEETSKKIYQKYNVKNWINDPSAEEDQPIISMSTQLSGNAYGNNTYGKASLSYLALKDYLGDTLFKKALHHYINNWNGKHPTPWDYFYSMNTGSGKNLNWFWNNWFFSNHYIDLKITTAKKSGKKVTVIIENEGGFAIPFDVIILNEDGTNTRTHFSPAVWEKNQRQTKVNLDSVKKIKSITLDGGIFMDYSPEDNTKSIN
- a CDS encoding tetratricopeptide repeat protein — protein: MNTITLRLENVKKLQAKRWENEDHWDAINELLIKELDEILLIEPQNTSALINIGAIYSDMGENETAIRYLKTALDLGSEDKNLFVNLAIVMIYMEKHQEEYLEYLEEAEDKIEHPLTFKAYFDPQSH
- a CDS encoding alpha/beta hydrolase family protein yields the protein MFKNTLITLLFFLLVFNNVKSQEVKTTKGNHFELKIAPQQKAILILFPCYPCNIEHTQTEAAFLKDIEKEGISTLLLDYNQKLYLTEAEKKEYVDVLNKIFKENSIKEENIFIGGFSSGGNVAILLSSYMIKTKNPIQPKGLIVVDSPIDLEELYKSAKNDIKKNKDADAVAEGKFLIDLLEKEIGTPQENIEKYKSFSPYLVSSNSTDNIGYLKNIKVRLYCEPDLEWQMKNKARKYEDLNAFKLEKVYHSLLNLGNHQVELIKTKGRGIRANGQKHPHSWNIVERENLIQWILRTS
- a CDS encoding class I SAM-dependent methyltransferase, with the protein product MKENKYDNSSFFEQYKKMLRSQQGLEGAGEWYVLKNMLPDFTGKNVLDLGCGFGWHCRYAMENGAQSVVGIDLSEKMLEKAREINNMEGIEYVRKALEDVEYPAEKFDVILSSLTFHYVESFDRITQNIYQWLKPKGQFVFSVEHPVFTAEGTQDWAYGTHGEKQHWPVDNYFIEGIRNTTFLGENVIKYHRTLTTYLNALLKKGFKIKEVIEAEPSEEMLKQFSEMKDELRRPMMLLISVEK